Proteins co-encoded in one Roseiconus lacunae genomic window:
- a CDS encoding sialate O-acetylesterase, which yields MSRTPFHRSANVIRRGGLMLLAIVGPALCFFDAVHAGERKSLKVFVLAGQSNMQGHAHVRTFDAMRLNDQAAPLLEKMLDADGEPVVCQDVWISSIGSSEIEQHGRLTIGYGAERGGPKIGPEFTFGIYLHQTLKEPILLIKTAWGGKSLNTDFRPPGVEPYQFNEQQLELFQRQDKDIEELKTAKRAASGQYYQRMIEHVQHVLKDIRRVYPDYDPEQGYDLAGFVWFQGWNDMVDRGTYPNRDQPGGYAEYSRLLAQFIRDVRTDLQTPELPVVIGVLGVGGPTELYGPDQQRYRSTHQEFRQAMAAPAKMNEFDQTVVAVLTERYWDQEVVRLRQKEKTIKPRIDELKTQTKAGDLSRQASLQAIESLYKNTFSEEELTRLRESVSNGDYHYMGSASILAPIGKAFADAMATLVTKSQSSTKSN from the coding sequence ATGTCGCGAACGCCATTCCACCGCTCCGCAAACGTCATCCGTCGGGGGGGCTTGATGCTGTTAGCGATCGTTGGGCCGGCTCTGTGTTTCTTCGATGCCGTTCACGCCGGAGAACGGAAATCGCTGAAAGTATTCGTACTTGCCGGCCAATCGAACATGCAAGGTCACGCGCATGTCCGGACGTTTGATGCGATGCGTCTCAATGATCAAGCTGCTCCGTTGCTTGAAAAGATGCTCGATGCCGATGGCGAACCCGTCGTTTGCCAAGACGTTTGGATTTCTTCAATCGGCTCTTCCGAAATCGAGCAACATGGTCGACTGACGATCGGCTACGGGGCCGAACGTGGGGGACCAAAGATCGGCCCCGAATTCACCTTCGGAATCTACCTTCATCAGACGCTCAAAGAACCGATCTTGTTGATCAAAACAGCTTGGGGAGGGAAAAGTCTAAATACCGACTTCCGGCCTCCAGGTGTCGAGCCATATCAGTTTAACGAGCAACAGTTGGAACTGTTTCAACGTCAAGACAAAGACATCGAGGAACTCAAAACAGCGAAACGCGCCGCATCGGGGCAGTATTACCAACGAATGATCGAACATGTTCAACACGTGTTGAAAGACATTCGGCGCGTCTACCCCGACTATGACCCCGAGCAAGGTTATGATTTGGCTGGATTTGTCTGGTTCCAAGGTTGGAACGATATGGTTGATCGTGGAACCTACCCGAATCGGGATCAACCTGGCGGATATGCCGAGTACAGCCGACTGCTTGCTCAATTCATTCGTGACGTACGCACGGACCTACAAACGCCAGAGCTACCTGTCGTGATCGGAGTTTTGGGGGTCGGCGGTCCGACTGAATTGTATGGTCCAGACCAACAGCGATACCGATCGACGCATCAGGAATTCCGTCAGGCAATGGCGGCACCGGCGAAAATGAATGAGTTCGATCAGACCGTCGTCGCCGTATTGACAGAACGATACTGGGATCAAGAGGTCGTACGCCTACGTCAAAAAGAGAAAACGATCAAACCTAGAATCGATGAGTTGAAGACGCAAACCAAAGCGGGAGATCTTTCGCGTCAAGCAAGCCTACAAGCGATCGAATCGCTCTACAAAAACACTTTCAGCGAAGAGGAGCTGACGCGTCTTCGAGAAAGTGTGTCCAACGGTGATTACCACTACATGGGGTCGGCGAGCATTCTCGCTCCGATCGGAAAAGCTTTCGCCGATGCGATGGCGACGTTAGTAACGAAGTCCCAGTCATCAACCAAGTCGAACTAG
- a CDS encoding DUF1553 domain-containing protein — MRPPTLLTIACLLACGPAFASPQESQREAEFLNQYCADCHSGDGAEADFRVDDLVEDPESHSKLTWMTVWRIVEEKTMPPEDAEQPDDEARQRFLGDLVHSHQLEIHADSTDHWSFHPITVKPASSEQGIDLTTAIDQAIEVKLNENGLSRSPVADRRTLIRRATLDLTGLPPTIESVNTFVSDRRPDDEAFGTVIERLLASDAYGERWAQHWLDVIRWAETVGFETNAERRNAYHYRDWVIQAFNDDMPYDEFIRHQIVGDVTGQDAALGFLVAGPANLPGQVGRDIEAMRQARQDELDEVIRTVSQSFFGLTIGCARCHDHKFDPISQRDYYSMQAIFAGLSYGDRRLRGALNDDWATRVPAIDRELALLTDELEAFRVDHQLRHPVTGVTTEAFAPIDAAAMRMTITQTTNGTASLYELEAFTVRSGTEDATNVALAKSGAQSSASSYALANQTRHHENAIDGSIDKRQAFPWVAAKSGEAWIQVDFARPTKIDRVVWHAGQSTPVEYTIEILRPSDQEWVTVADSRDRLPIIADRRQPDRISLAGVPTDQVQTLVDLLSKIRSLQSQRSRFANGPQTYAARFDDSPEPTFLLLRGDPMRRADQVSPLPPKALLTEIPKGDAGLPNDDAEVTAEVGRRLTLVNHLTDPEHPLTARVIVNRVWQHHFGVGLVQTASDLGKMGAEPSHPVLLDRLAAELIDHQWSLKWLHRQIMMSKTYRQDSLPRDDAIAIDAESRLLWRFPPRRIDAETIRDSMLMISGKLNRTKGGKGFDFFNRRGGLSDYHPKETFDESGWRRMIYAHKIRMQSIDIFGSFDCPDAGQMTPRRNESVTPLQALGLFNSKFVMRQAAYFASRLQPDDVSAERSLAEVVDEAWQIVFSRHPQPEELELMVKLADQHGIEQVCRVLFNSSEFLYLK; from the coding sequence ATGCGCCCTCCCACCTTGCTGACCATCGCATGCCTCCTGGCGTGCGGTCCCGCCTTTGCCAGTCCCCAGGAATCGCAGCGAGAAGCTGAATTCTTGAATCAATACTGCGCCGATTGCCACAGTGGCGACGGGGCCGAAGCCGATTTTCGTGTTGACGACCTCGTTGAAGACCCGGAGTCTCATTCCAAGTTGACTTGGATGACCGTTTGGCGAATCGTCGAAGAGAAGACGATGCCGCCGGAAGACGCCGAACAGCCCGATGATGAAGCGCGGCAGCGATTTCTTGGTGACTTGGTTCATTCACACCAATTAGAGATCCATGCGGACTCGACAGACCACTGGTCATTTCACCCGATCACGGTCAAGCCAGCGTCATCAGAACAAGGCATCGACTTGACAACCGCCATTGACCAGGCGATTGAAGTCAAATTGAACGAAAATGGTTTATCGCGTTCACCGGTCGCCGACCGGCGAACGCTGATTCGAAGGGCTACGTTGGACTTGACTGGTTTGCCGCCGACGATCGAATCGGTGAATACATTCGTCAGCGACCGCCGACCAGACGACGAAGCCTTCGGCACGGTCATCGAACGTCTGCTCGCATCCGATGCGTACGGCGAACGTTGGGCACAGCATTGGCTGGATGTCATACGCTGGGCCGAAACCGTCGGATTTGAGACCAATGCCGAACGCCGCAACGCGTATCACTATCGCGATTGGGTCATCCAGGCTTTCAACGACGACATGCCTTACGACGAATTCATTCGTCATCAAATTGTCGGAGACGTCACCGGGCAGGATGCGGCACTTGGTTTTTTGGTTGCCGGACCGGCGAACTTGCCAGGCCAAGTCGGTCGCGATATCGAAGCGATGCGGCAAGCGCGACAGGATGAACTTGACGAAGTCATTCGAACGGTCAGCCAGAGTTTCTTCGGTTTAACGATTGGTTGTGCTCGCTGCCATGATCACAAGTTTGATCCGATCAGCCAGCGTGATTACTACTCGATGCAAGCCATCTTCGCAGGACTCTCGTACGGAGATCGTAGACTACGCGGAGCATTGAACGACGATTGGGCCACGCGAGTTCCGGCGATCGATCGGGAACTCGCATTGCTTACCGACGAGCTTGAAGCCTTCCGAGTCGATCATCAACTGCGACACCCCGTTACCGGAGTCACGACAGAGGCGTTCGCCCCAATCGATGCCGCTGCGATGCGTATGACGATAACGCAAACGACCAACGGGACTGCGTCGCTATACGAATTGGAAGCTTTCACCGTGCGAAGCGGAACTGAAGACGCGACCAACGTTGCGCTCGCAAAATCCGGTGCCCAGTCATCGGCGTCAAGTTATGCGCTCGCCAACCAGACACGACACCACGAGAATGCAATCGACGGTTCAATCGATAAACGCCAAGCGTTTCCCTGGGTCGCCGCCAAATCCGGTGAGGCATGGATTCAGGTCGACTTCGCACGGCCCACGAAAATTGATCGTGTCGTCTGGCATGCCGGTCAATCAACTCCGGTCGAATACACGATCGAGATCCTCCGCCCGAGCGATCAAGAATGGGTGACCGTTGCCGACTCTCGTGATCGCCTTCCGATCATAGCCGACCGGCGGCAACCCGATCGAATTTCCCTTGCCGGCGTCCCCACTGATCAAGTTCAAACGCTTGTCGATCTACTAAGCAAAATACGATCGCTTCAAAGTCAGCGGTCACGTTTTGCAAATGGGCCGCAGACATACGCTGCGAGATTTGATGACTCCCCCGAACCTACTTTTTTATTGTTACGTGGTGATCCGATGCGGCGAGCCGATCAGGTATCACCGTTGCCGCCGAAAGCCTTGCTGACAGAGATCCCCAAAGGCGACGCGGGTCTGCCTAACGACGACGCCGAGGTGACGGCCGAAGTGGGGCGACGCTTGACCTTAGTCAATCACCTGACAGACCCCGAGCATCCGCTGACGGCACGCGTCATTGTGAACCGCGTTTGGCAACATCATTTCGGCGTCGGATTGGTGCAGACGGCATCGGATCTTGGAAAGATGGGCGCCGAACCCTCACACCCAGTCCTGCTGGATCGATTGGCGGCGGAGTTGATTGATCATCAGTGGTCCCTAAAGTGGCTGCATCGACAGATCATGATGTCGAAAACATATCGCCAAGACAGCTTACCACGCGACGACGCAATCGCGATCGATGCCGAATCACGCCTGCTTTGGCGCTTCCCGCCTCGCCGAATCGACGCAGAAACGATTCGCGATTCGATGTTGATGATCAGTGGAAAACTGAACCGAACGAAAGGCGGTAAAGGATTTGATTTCTTCAACCGTCGCGGCGGACTTTCAGATTATCACCCCAAGGAAACGTTTGACGAAAGCGGTTGGCGAAGGATGATCTATGCGCACAAAATTCGAATGCAGTCGATCGACATTTTCGGGTCGTTCGATTGCCCCGATGCCGGACAAATGACGCCACGTCGAAACGAGTCGGTAACACCATTGCAAGCGTTGGGGCTGTTCAACAGCAAGTTTGTGATGCGTCAAGCGGCCTACTTCGCAAGCCGACTACAACCCGATGATGTATCCGCTGAACGGTCGCTTGCCGAGGTTGTCGACGAAGCCTGGCAAATCGTTTTCAGTCGGCATCCGCAACCGGAAGAGCTTGAATTGATGGTTAAACTTGCCGATCAGCATGGAATCGAACAGGTCTGCCGGGTGCTGTTCAATTCAAGTGAGTTCTTGTACTTAAAGTAA
- a CDS encoding DUF1501 domain-containing protein, whose protein sequence is MHMQSSRRRFLGQSAGALSSIAMTSLADANGGSPSLAATHFAPKAKQVIEIFCSGAISHVDTFDYKPELIRLEGKPMPGQENLVSFQGPNGNLTAPLWKFRPRGQTGKMISDLVPQIGSIADELCFIHSLTNKSNTHGPAENVMNTGFTFDGFPSMGAWVNFALGSENENLPAFVAIEDPRGMPQSGPNNWASGFLPAAVQGTPFSTTKPIRHLQRPDSVSPHADRSARQTLLRLEREMRRKFSGDQTIAARAASYELAARMQLSVPDVVSLDEESGHTRRLYGADSKNETKAAFARNCILARRLIERGVRFVQLFNGAYASGGRINWDGHSRLKEQYDVHGEILDQPVAGLLKDLKQRGMLESTLVIFATEFGRMPMFQAGTFGRDHNPNGFTCWLAGAGVKRGFSYGATDDFGFAATEGKATVHDFHATILHLLGLDHKKLTFYHNGIHRRLTDVHGHVIKDVLA, encoded by the coding sequence ATGCATATGCAAAGTTCCCGCCGACGTTTTCTCGGTCAATCTGCCGGAGCGTTATCATCGATCGCAATGACGTCGCTTGCGGACGCAAACGGTGGATCGCCTTCGCTTGCCGCAACTCATTTTGCGCCAAAAGCCAAGCAAGTGATCGAGATCTTTTGCTCCGGTGCGATCTCGCATGTCGACACGTTCGACTACAAGCCGGAGTTGATTCGCTTGGAGGGTAAACCGATGCCCGGCCAGGAAAACTTGGTTTCGTTCCAAGGTCCCAACGGAAACCTGACCGCGCCGCTTTGGAAGTTCCGCCCTCGAGGGCAGACCGGGAAAATGATTTCGGATTTGGTTCCTCAAATCGGATCGATCGCCGATGAACTATGCTTCATTCACTCATTGACCAACAAGTCAAACACACATGGCCCGGCAGAAAACGTGATGAACACCGGGTTCACGTTTGATGGTTTCCCTAGCATGGGAGCTTGGGTTAACTTCGCATTGGGTAGTGAAAACGAGAATCTACCCGCGTTCGTTGCGATCGAAGATCCTCGTGGGATGCCGCAGTCAGGGCCAAACAACTGGGCCAGCGGTTTTCTACCCGCCGCGGTCCAGGGCACGCCGTTCAGTACAACGAAACCGATTCGGCACTTGCAGCGGCCCGATTCGGTTTCTCCTCATGCCGATCGTTCCGCACGACAAACACTGCTTCGGCTTGAGCGGGAGATGCGCCGCAAGTTCTCCGGTGATCAAACGATTGCGGCGCGGGCGGCAAGCTATGAACTGGCAGCTCGAATGCAATTGTCCGTTCCCGATGTTGTTTCACTGGATGAGGAATCGGGGCATACACGGCGGCTTTATGGGGCCGATAGCAAGAATGAAACGAAAGCTGCGTTTGCTCGAAACTGCATCCTAGCTCGTCGTCTAATCGAACGCGGAGTTCGCTTCGTCCAACTTTTTAACGGCGCTTACGCTTCGGGGGGACGAATCAACTGGGACGGACACAGTCGACTAAAGGAGCAATACGACGTCCACGGTGAAATCTTGGACCAACCCGTCGCGGGCCTCCTGAAGGACCTTAAGCAGCGGGGGATGTTGGAATCCACACTTGTGATCTTCGCGACAGAATTTGGCAGAATGCCGATGTTCCAGGCGGGAACGTTTGGCCGCGATCACAATCCAAACGGATTCACTTGCTGGCTAGCAGGAGCGGGCGTCAAACGAGGATTTAGTTACGGTGCTACCGACGATTTCGGATTCGCGGCGACCGAAGGCAAAGCGACGGTGCACGATTTTCACGCGACGATCCTGCATCTTCTCGGGCTCGACCACAAGAAGTTAACGTTTTACCACAACGGGATCCATCGCCGACTCACCGACGTCCACGGGCATGTGATTAAAGACGTCCTAGCGTAG
- a CDS encoding ThuA domain-containing protein, which yields MKRSCVALVLTSLFLLAGDALAETKKVVLVAGKPSHPPGMHEFNAGVQLMTKCLQGQADLEVEFVLNGWPKDESIFDDADAVVFFMDGGGRHEIVQEKGRRLRIIQGWTENGMGLGFMHYGVEVVPDQAGKEMQRWIGGHYAHMFSCNPIWEPGFTTFPEHPIANGVKPFKIKDEWYFNMRFLSDIDGNEATETNGMTFTPILVASPSDDVRDGPYVYPKGPYEHIQASSGRAEAMMWAVERPDGGRGFGFTGGHFHNNWGDENFRKVVLNAVLWIAKADVPVNGVQSDVSKTDLDANLDPK from the coding sequence TTGAAACGTTCTTGCGTCGCACTGGTCCTGACCAGCCTATTCCTACTCGCCGGCGATGCGTTGGCGGAGACTAAAAAAGTCGTTCTTGTCGCTGGCAAGCCTTCCCATCCGCCGGGCATGCATGAATTCAATGCCGGCGTCCAATTGATGACCAAGTGCTTGCAAGGTCAGGCCGATCTGGAGGTGGAATTCGTCTTGAATGGATGGCCGAAAGACGAATCGATCTTCGATGACGCTGATGCAGTCGTATTCTTCATGGATGGCGGCGGACGGCACGAGATTGTGCAAGAAAAGGGTCGCCGCTTGAGAATAATTCAGGGCTGGACGGAAAACGGCATGGGGCTGGGCTTCATGCATTACGGCGTTGAAGTCGTTCCGGATCAAGCCGGGAAGGAAATGCAACGTTGGATCGGCGGGCACTACGCCCACATGTTTTCCTGCAACCCGATTTGGGAACCGGGATTCACGACGTTTCCAGAGCACCCGATCGCGAACGGGGTAAAGCCATTCAAAATCAAAGACGAATGGTACTTCAATATGCGATTCCTATCCGATATCGATGGCAACGAAGCTACCGAAACCAACGGAATGACGTTCACGCCGATTCTCGTCGCGTCTCCATCTGATGATGTTCGAGACGGTCCCTATGTATACCCCAAAGGTCCGTACGAGCACATTCAAGCATCGAGCGGCCGCGCCGAAGCAATGATGTGGGCGGTCGAACGCCCCGACGGTGGCCGTGGTTTCGGTTTTACCGGAGGCCATTTCCATAACAATTGGGGGGACGAGAATTTCCGCAAAGTTGTCTTAAACGCGGTGCTTTGGATTGCCAAAGCAGACGTCCCCGTCAATGGTGTTCAATCGGACGTATCCAAAACAGACTTGGACGCAAATTTGGACCCAAAGTGA
- a CDS encoding HDOD domain-containing protein: MTNEKTIQRIERLIQRPDLLHTPPEVAQSLLQLTQQEDCTTMEIVECIRTDPAMASRVMRLVNSPRFGLTAPVTNLNQAVTLLGQRSMRLIAMTFSITHAFSHGSARVLYNDFWRRALTVASASFQLSKRFSEVDAQDAYTTGLLAHVGTLLLAQAEGEWYLAFYQQHVGLELPIAERDCYGVDHAEIGGMLLRNWNFPDTIVSSVRDHLDDRARSPLAQIVRGGALISGAIWDANSKSVNACRDLLQQRFGIDMEEFTELVLKCRDEVILELEVYGVESKSPPDPTKLLELARQRYMETSLQSALEMDSFDSIFEQNL; this comes from the coding sequence ATGACGAACGAAAAAACGATTCAGCGGATTGAGCGTCTTATCCAGCGTCCGGACCTTCTTCATACTCCCCCCGAAGTTGCACAATCGCTGCTGCAACTGACTCAACAAGAAGACTGCACGACGATGGAAATTGTCGAGTGCATCCGGACGGATCCGGCGATGGCAAGTCGGGTGATGCGTTTGGTGAACTCACCGCGGTTCGGACTGACCGCACCGGTGACAAACCTCAATCAGGCCGTCACGTTGCTGGGCCAGCGTAGCATGCGGTTGATCGCGATGACGTTCAGTATCACGCATGCGTTTTCGCACGGTTCGGCACGTGTGCTGTACAATGATTTTTGGCGTCGCGCTTTGACCGTTGCGTCAGCCTCCTTCCAGTTGAGTAAGCGGTTTTCCGAAGTCGATGCCCAAGACGCATACACAACCGGACTGCTCGCCCACGTCGGCACGCTATTGCTTGCTCAGGCAGAAGGTGAATGGTATTTGGCGTTCTATCAGCAGCATGTGGGACTCGAGCTCCCGATCGCAGAGCGTGATTGCTACGGCGTTGACCATGCAGAAATCGGAGGAATGCTGCTCCGAAATTGGAACTTTCCCGATACGATCGTCTCGAGTGTTCGCGACCATTTGGATGATCGCGCCAGGAGCCCGCTCGCTCAAATCGTCCGTGGCGGTGCTCTGATTTCCGGTGCGATTTGGGACGCCAACAGTAAATCTGTAAATGCATGCCGCGATTTGCTCCAACAGCGGTTCGGCATCGACATGGAGGAGTTTACGGAATTGGTTTTAAAGTGTCGTGACGAGGTAATTTTGGAACTCGAAGTTTACGGCGTCGAATCGAAGTCTCCGCCCGATCCTACCAAGCTGCTCGAACTAGCCCGCCAGCGATACATGGAAACATCGCTTCAATCCGCACTCGAAATGGATTCATTCGATTCGATCTTTGAACAAAATCTGTAG